From the genome of Spinacia oleracea cultivar Varoflay chromosome 2, BTI_SOV_V1, whole genome shotgun sequence, one region includes:
- the LOC110774878 gene encoding protein PHOSPHATE-INDUCED 1-like produces MASTTQTLLPIFLTIFSLLHLTSAARNTLHKQQQPILEDPSSTTTLLHYHSGPLLAGKISVNLIWYGKFTPSQKAIVSDFITSLSPTTTTKHLHQDHHNNNPSVAAWWNSIGKYYHLANKKASSLSLSLGKQIVDESYSLGKSLTNKHIVDLASKGAQSNAVNVVLTSSDVAIPGFCSNRCGTHGSTIARSHKSKFAYIWVGNSETQCPGQCAWPFHQPIYGPQSSPLVAPNNDVGLDGMIINLASLMAATVTNPFGNGFYQGPKEAPLEIASACPGVYGKGAYPGYAGNLLVDGTSGGSYNANGVNGRKYLLPALFDPSTSTCSTLV; encoded by the coding sequence ATGGCTTCAACCACTCAAACCCTCCTCCCAATCTTCCTcactattttctctctcctccacctCACCTCCGCCGCCAGAAACACCCTCCACAAGCAGCAACAACCAATACTAGAAGACCCATCCTCCACCACCACCCTTCTTCACTACCACAGTGGCCCACTCCTTGCCGGGAAAATCTCCGTTAATCTAATCTGGTACGGTAAATTCACACCTTCTCAGAAAGCCATAGTTTCCGATTTCATAACCTCCTTAtcccccaccaccaccaccaaacaCCTCCACCAGgaccaccacaacaacaaccCCTCAGTCGCCGCGTGGTGGAACTCCATCGGAAAATACTACCACCTCGCCAACAAAAAAGCctcttcactttctctctcattaGGCAAACAAATCGTCGACGAGTCCTACTCACTCGGCAAATCCCTCACCAACAAACACATCGTCGACCTCGCCTCCAAAGGCGCGCAATCCAACGCAGTCAACGTAGTGTTGACTTCCTCCGACGTGGCGATTCCCGGGTTCTGCTCCAACCGATGCGGTACCCACGGGTCAACAATAGCCCGATCCCATAAAAGCAAGTTCGCTTACATCTGGGTCGGAAACTCAGAAACCCAATGCCCGGGTCAATGCGCATGGCCATTCCACCAGCCCATCTACGGCCCACAAAGCTCACCGTTAGTAGCCCCCAACAACGACGTCGGCCTCGACGGAATGATCATCAACTTAGCCTCATTGATGGCTGCAACGGTGACAAACCCGTTTGGAAACGGGTTTTATCAAGGCCCGAAAGAAGCCCCACTTGAAATAGCTTCAGCTTGTCCTGGGGTTTATGGGAAAGGAGCTTACCCAGGGTATGCTGGTAATTTACTAGTGGATGGAACAAGTGGGGGTAGTTATAATGCGAATGGGGTGAATGGAAGGAAGTATTTGTTGCCTGCTTTGTTCGATCCTTCTACTTCTACTTGTTCTACATTGGTGTAG
- the LOC130468117 gene encoding protein FAR1-RELATED SEQUENCE 5-like, with protein MVPANKRHLIRSHRHISKEQLAFLTTFTCSGTKLADVLRAMRKEVGGEANLGFTVPDAYDAVLAEKKKKLDGCDSNQLIRWFAMRQAKEHDFYYDFQLNEENQLINFFWRDGRMRSDYEAFGDLLIHDTTYRTNKYDMICGPFVGMNLHTQNIMFGVGFILNEKAGTFDWLFNSFLTSMGGKQPVTIMTDQSSAMDKAIREVFPKSRHRLCTWHIGENAVVNIKGVMAKEGFKRRFDYVLKYTDTVAEFEHYWNSLMTDYNCKTHKWIERLYDLKEKWCPAYNKEWFSGGILSSQRSETTNHSISRRLHKTNGLCDFYKCFLDVIDEWRSKENKGDYNSSTGNRYYACADNMLCLHARDVYTIAIYLIFEQRFIKAIGLRCQRISYEFPVSKYIVGHPTKDFIRHVVMFNEQELVVDCTCKSYGEIGVLCSHILRVFIVHNVEEIPKQYIMKRWTKKAMNMIVEEGEDRDNEVSVVSASVWRMQSIRNCIKVINEAQHCPAARKLIDLGVLDMSCKVKEYIGGVEGDGNVSNKYVREETLLDGIEPSTDTVLPDVVEPIAEKVIPTMIQNPPKRKRKIKNGTEKAKERNVRPKGIVEKKRNKLKGWNKRRERHVDNLREETQSTDQCIINLPVGGVLVHPTSSNSQLEAYVPDDYFGVHIQPL; from the exons ATGGTTCCTGCTAATAAGAGACACCTTATTAGGTCACATAGGCACATTTCAAAAGAACAATTGGcttttcttactacttttacttGTAGTGGCACGAAGCTTGCTGATGTTCTTAGAGCTATGAGGAAAGAAGTTGGTGGTGAGGCGAATTTAGGGTTCACTGTTCCTGACGCGTATGATGCTGTTTTGgcagagaagaagaaaaagttGGATGGTTGTGATTCAAATCAGTTGATCAGATGGTTCGCTATGAGGCAAGCTAAAGAACATgatttttattatgattttcaaTTGAATGAAGAGAATCAGttgatcaattttttttggagaGATGGAAGAATGCGGTCTGATTATGAAGCTTTTGGTGATTTATTGATTCATGATACAACTTATCGTACTAATAAATACGATATGATTTGTGGGCCTTTTGTTGGAATGAATCTTCACACTCAAAATATCATGTTTGGAGTGGGTTTTATATTGAATGAGAAGGCAGGTACTTTTGACtggctttttaattcttttttgaCTTCAATGGGAGGGAAGCAACCTGTGACTATCATGACTGATCAATCTTCTGCCATGGACAAGGCTATAAG GGAAGTGTTTCCAAAATCGAGGCATCGTTTGTGTACATGGCACATAGGGGAAAATGCTGTTGTAAACATCAAAGGTGTTATGGCCAAAGAAGGTTTCAAACGTCGGtttgattatgttttgaaatATACTGACACAGTTGCTGAGTTCGAGCATTATTGGAATAG TCTTATGACTGATTACAATTGCAAGACACACAAATGGATAGAGAGGTTATATGATTTGAAAGAGAAATGGTGTCCTGCATATAACAAAGAGTGGTTTTCTGGGGGTATTTTATCTTCTCAAAGGAGTGAGACGACAAATCATTCTATTTCTAGGAGGTTGCATAAAACGAATGGTTTATGTGATTTTTATAAGTGTTTTTTAGATGTAATTGATGAATGGAGAAGTAAGGAGAACAAGGGAGATTATAATTCTTCTACTGGAAATAGATATTACGCATGTGCGGATAACATGTTATGTTTGCATGCGCGGGATGTGTATACCATTgcaatatatttgatatttgagCAACGATTCATCAAAGCAATTGGTTTGAGGTGTCAACGCATTTCCTATGAGTTTCCAGTTTCTAAGTACATTGTTGGGCATCCTACAAAGGATTTTATTAGACATGTTGTGATGTTTAATGAGCAAGAGTTGGTTGTTGATTGTACTTGCAAGTCATATGGAGAGATAGGAGTTCTTTGTTCTCATATTCTTCGAGTTTTCATTGTCCATAATGTTGAAGAGATTCCCAAACAATACATTATGAAGAGATGGACCAAAAAGGCTATGAACATGATTGTTGAAGAAGGAGAAGATAGAGATAATGAAGTAAGTGTTGTTTCTGCTTCAGTTTGGAGGATGCAAAGCATAAGAAATTGCATTAAAGTTATAAATGAAGCTCAACATTGTCCGGCTGCAAGGAAGCTTATTGATTTGGGTGTGTTGGATATGTCATGCAAAGTGAAGGAGTATATTGGTGGTGTTGAAGGGGATGGTAATGTATCAAACAAGTATGTGCGAGAAGAAACTCTACTTGATGGCATTGAGCCTTCAACAGACACAGTTTTGCCGGATGTTGTTGAACCGATTGCTGAAAAAGTCATTCCAACAATGATTCAAAATCCACCAAAGCGAAAGAGGAAGATTAAGAACGGGACTGAAAAGGCTAAAGAGAGGAATGTGAGACCTAAAGGAATTGTTGAGAAGAAACGCAATAAACTGAAAGGTTGGAACAAGAGAAGAGAAAGACATGTTGATAATTTGAGGGAGGAAACTCAGTCTACTGATCAG TGTATCATAAATTTACCTGTTGGTGGGGTTTTGGTTCATCCAACATCTTCAAATTCACAATTGGAAGCATATGTTCCAGATGATTATTTTGGAGTACACATACAACCTTTGTAG
- the LOC110774797 gene encoding protein EXORDIUM-like: MAKLSTFVLPLFLASLSLISHILATSQPTESTHNEMLFQYHNGPLLNGKISVNLIWYGKFTPSQKSIISDFVTSLSIPSKTAQPSVATWWKGTHKYYSKSSSSSSPFSLTMGAHISDQTYSLGKSITSRQIQQLAARGGQSYAINVVLTSADVSVDGFCTSRCGTHGYSSTSNVAHLRGGRKSKNNKFTYIWVGNSETQCPGQCAWPFHQPIYGPQSPPLIAPNNDVGLDGMVMNLASLLAGTVTNPFGNGYYQGPKEAPLEAASACPGVYGKGAYPGYAGDLLVDPINGASYNANGLNGRKYLLPALYDPSTSSCSTLV, from the coding sequence ATGGCAAAACTTTCCACTTTTGTCCTTCCACTCTTTCTAGCTTCACTCTCTTTAATCAGCCATATTCTAGCAACGAGTCAACCCACTGAGTCAACTCATAACGAAATGTTATTCCAGTACCACAACGGCCCTCTACTTAACGGCAAAATCTCCGTCAATCTTATCTGGTATGGCAAATTTACCCCTTCTCAAAAATCCATCATATCCGACTTCGTCACCTCGTTGTCAATTCCTTCCAAGACTGCCCAACCATCCGTCGCCACGTGGTGGAAGGGGACCCACAAATACTATTCCAAGTCATCGTCATCATCTTCTCCATTCTCTCTTACCATGGGCGCTCACATATCTGATCAAACCTACTCTTTAGGGAAATCAATCACCAGCCGTCAGATTCAACAGCTGGCAGCAAGAGGTGGTCAAAGCTACGCCATCAACGTCGTGTTGACTTCTGCTGACGTGTCCGTCGATGGATTTTGTACAAGCAGGTGTGGGACCCACGGGTATTCATCGACCTCAAACGTGGCTCATCTAAGGGGAGGAAGGAAGAGTAAGAACAACAAGTTTACCTACATCTGGGTGGGTAACTCGGAAACTCAGTGTCCAGGTCAATGCGCTTGGCCTTTTCATCAGCCCATTTACGGCCCACAAAGCCCACCTTTGATTGCACCCAACAACGATGTGGGCCTTGATGGGATGGTCATGAACTTGGCTAGCTTGTTGGCTGGGACTGTGACTAATCCGTTTGGAAATGGGTATTACCAAGGCCCAAAAGAGGCCCCACTTGAGGCTGCATCGGCTTGCCCCGGAGTTTATGGTAAAGGGGCTTACCCGGGTTATGCCGGGGATTTGTTAGTGGATCCAATAAATGGAGCAAGTTATAATGCTAATGGGTTGAATGGGAGGAAATATCTGCTTCCTGCGTTATATGACCCTTCTACGTCTTCTTGTTCTACCTTagtttaa
- the LOC130468118 gene encoding uncharacterized protein, which yields MEGLIQGAEDGKPMSPTVRTEDSEFQTMEGLIKGAEDGNPMSPTVRTEESEFNTPTAAESQTEMETPSIFLNTPSAVYSQPENAPTSMNIDEEEDPDNVQVPKLVKRKKNVPLKLLSPFLTQYSHLLVGEEQLNQKEKDMRCVLDYAFGKGSPTQVLYTDDWNIVTREEFQTLAPNAWVMNNVIDTFARILNDDPDQSVKSNLKFYFSTIPFNMLCQNEPYGGSQDSQATESKRLENFILSVRHEYETAGVKSLKGFHLLFFPVWSGDHFYLIVINQKAKKVEIIDNLSLPEGITYDDKYKTFAERTFEAWTIFSEQEGHPLRKAQISAYEIVLLEMPWKNRTNKTDCGVYAMRHMETYKGNQTWNCGFKNTDEDKDFICRLRMRYGTEILLSVLNKRHELMYLALKRANQVE from the exons ATGGAAGGTTTAATCCAAGGAGCTGAAGATGGAAAACCAATGTCTCCAACCGTTAGAACTGAAGACTCCGAGTTTCAGACTATGGAAGGTTTAATCAAAGGAGCTGAAGATGGAAACCCCATGTCTCCAACTGTTAGAACTGAAGAATCCGAGTTTAATACTCCAACTGCTGCTGAGTCGCAGACTGAAATGGAAACTCCATCAATATTCCTGAA CACTCCAAGTGCGGTGTACTCGCAACCAGAAAATGCACCTACATCTATGAACATAGA TGAGGAAGAGGATCCAGATAACGTACAAGTACCTAAACTTGttaagagaaagaaaaatgttCCCCTCAAGTTACTGTCACCCTTCTTAACTCAGTATTCACACCTACTGGTTGGGGAAGAACAGTTGAATCAAAAGGAAAAGGACATGCGATGCGTACTGGATTATGCCTTTGGAAAGGGAAGCCCAAC TCAGGTGTTGTACACTGATGATTGGAATATAGTTACCAGAGAAGAGTTTCAAACCCTAg CTCCCAATGCGTGGGTGATGAATAATGTTATTGACACTTTTGCAAGAATACTGAATGATGATCCAGATCAAAGTGTCAAGAGTAACTTGAAGTTCTATTTCTCTACAATCCCTTTC AATATGCTCTGCCAGAATGAACCGTATGGTGGATCACAGGATAGTCAAGCAACCGAAAGCAAACGCttagaaaattttattttaagtgtACGCCATGAGTATGAAACTGCTGGTGTGAAGTCTTTGAAGGGATTCCATctg TTGTTCTTTCCAGTCTGGTCTGGTGATCATTTTTATCTCATTGTAATCAACCAAAAGGCGAAGAAGGTGGAGATCATTGACAATCTCTCCTTACCTGAAGGAATTACATATGATGATAAATATAAAACATTTGCAGAAAGAACT tttgaaGCATGGACAATATTTTCTGAACAAGAAGGACATCCTTTGCGGAAGGCACAGATTTCAGCATATGAAATTGTGTTGCTTGAAATGCCATGGAAGAACAGAACAAACAAGACTGATTGTGGGGTATATGCAATGAGGCATATGGAGACCTACAAAGGCAACCAGACTTGGAATTGTGGCTTCAAAAACACAGATGAAGAT AAAGACTTTATTTGCAGGCTGAGAATGCGGTACGGTACTGAAATCTTATTATCCGTTCTGAACAAAAGGCATGAGCTAATGTATCTGGCATTGAAGAGAGCTAATCAAGTTGAATAG
- the LOC110774693 gene encoding F-box/kelch-repeat protein At3g23880 — protein MDDSRQTLAVDCLYNTVMEEILPRLQVKSLIRFKSVCKDWLFTISKGSFAKSQIKLCIPSHQIIVLTTSPIESIKQLNSFYLLNRDDEPSDHLKQLMNLDDDDFHNNVLDLLIVGTCKGLVCLYFRGKCGFCRIWNPATNQYRDIVNPDDHQGWGVQSHGFGYVSSTDDYKIVSWSTSIKDSIKRLYVFSLKAGNWKSVSSLFKMRMPDGIEKSVLVDESVFWIVRKGEFWCNVQHILCFDLGTEKFKEIPWMDSMNARYDTTIKLSAINGYLSFICPCRSITKDVDVWMLKQSGNCDSMEKLFSLSLSRGMSLITIFENGKCLVRYENNKVKVNLVNIIDPIHGALEQIQSSIEFPEIVKMACDYVGSLISPFGEDEVNNEEVMHKYKKAK, from the coding sequence ATGGATGATAGCAGGCAAACCCTAGCAGTAGATTGTCTGTACAACACAGTGATGGAGGAAATACTGCCAAGACTCCAGGTAAAATCCCTAATTCGTTTCAAATCTGTTTGCAAGGATTGGCTGTTTACTATTTCTAAAGGTTCATTTGCAAAATCCCAGATTAAATTATGTATCCCCTCCCATCAAATTATCGTGTTAACCACTAGTCCGATTGAATCCATTAAACAACTTAATTCCTTTTACTTGTTAAACCGCGATGATGAACCCAGCGACCACCTGAAACAGTTGATGAATTTAGATGATGATGATTTCCATAATAATGTTCTAGACCTACTCATAGTGGGTACTTGTAAAGgtcttgtatgcttgtatttccGAGGAAAATGTGGTTTCTGCCGTATTTGGAATCCTGCTACGAATCAATATCGCGATATTGTTAATCCAGATGATCATCAAGGATGGGGGGTTCAATCTCATGGGTTCGGATATGTATCTTCTACTGATGATTACAAGATTGTTTCTTGGTCTACAAGTATTAAGGACTCTATAAAACGTCTTTATGTTTTTTCGTTGAAAGCTGGTAATTGGAAAAGTGTTTCTAGCctttttaaaatgcgaatgccTGATGGTATTGAAAAATCTGTGTTGGTTGATGAGAGTGTATTTTGGATTGTCAGAAAGGGGGAATTTTGGTGTAATGTGCAACACATTCTTTGCTTTGATTTGGGTACCGAAAAATTTAAAGAAATCCCATGGATGGATTCGATGAATGCTAGATATGACACTACCATCAAACTTTCTGCAATCAATGGATATTTGTCATTCATTTGTCCCTGTAGAAGTATAACTAAGGATGTGGATGTTTGGATGTTGAAACAATCTGGGAATTGTGATTCCATGGAGAAACTATTCTCTTTAAGTTTAAGTAGAGGTATGTCTTTGATTACCATCTTTGAGAATGGTAAGTGTTTGGTCCGATATGAAAACAACAAGGTAAAAGTAAATCTGGTCAATATAATTGATCCAATTCATGGAGCTCTTGAACAAATTCAATCAAGTATTGAATTTCCTGAAATTGTAAAAATGGCATGTGATTATGTTGGGAGTCTTATTTCACCTTTTGGAGAAGATGAAGTGAACAATGAAGAAGTCATGCACAAGTACAAAAAGGCCAAGTAA
- the LOC130468119 gene encoding uncharacterized protein — translation MGKSKKGEEVDAKCSIEDDVPLTTTLLNLRNKKKKEKEITPTIDADLLEDINKEVSETEEEEEESELSKQRKALQEQQKMVQALQEKLLQQEKQLDLIEQKKKGGEGQKNSSKDPEKQEETEKKEHEVKVHEEVKEPEKEEAEVKVPEELDEPERKEKKTNLKITLRKKKDGEEAGEEPEKAKGKSRKSIPNRKRTRSQLLKEEFPDLIKEVKQELEEAHKKKSLLPAEKISTKKVAPNAKKGNGVTLKKTAALKRGSKVNQIVVREVYEDEEDEEGGEEEGEEVEEESEPLMKKGKKVVEKRATRSKQIVVSDEVMEEVDDEKPKSLVVAKPKPEERKLNLRQTPQLMMRFLRGIASNEPHDIRKQQAIVELGFGSLLQLDIPQNENPFPYELVRNFNSSDRSLHLPKSSLDITVEDVYLVYGIPIGGAPVVEWTDEQDPEVLRVFAEFWAYWQVKSGCPKLKEMVEKLIKDETPVDDNWKRSFLVVAVNTCIKSTTNLSPNFRFLASTVDLEQVRNLNWCQYAYTSLLGAAMYWNVDRSRWFAGPLPFLMVCYFDRVQIMEEYPPRNFPLISCWTRDMISSRVRNDNATGFGHGLILDRIQGPPELQLYREDMELLKQQKALSEQPPPLLLQHPQQQQQQHDEQPSQQPLQQPQQQHQHQEPNWSTNDVSREHQGAPVTQLGDDKDLPEQQADPSEKAKVPSTIEEFHAEFTKTTTELSSVMNKFNDLLSLSRKFFDTTIDVKKSLPFNMAKMWSTCSGTEIPVTFEKGNSTEERQEGRNTEEIGSILSQDKEFFSSDYFTILFEEAVRKATEGNERKEIKESEDVTFDLPPFLTPPIMPSQPNVFADLTLKLGMVSDSNPPPQAHDFEEEMRLEAILANKTLTERDLETISGDNKNEAEKQQPPTEKTEYAFF, via the exons ATGGGGAAATCGAAAAAAGGAGAAGAAGTTGATGCGAAATGTTCTATTGA GGATGATGTTCCTTTGACAACGACTTTattgaacttaagaaacaaaaagaagaaagagaaagaaattacACCAACAATTGATGCGGATTTGTTGGAAGATATCAACAAAGAAGTTTCAGAaacggaagaagaagaagaagagagcgA actttccaaacaaaggaaagcattgcaagaACAACAGAAGATGGTGCAAGCACTTCAGGAAAAGCTGCTACAACAGGAAAAGCAGCTGGATCTGATTGAACAAAAAAAGAAGGGTGGAGAAGGACAAAAAAATTCCAGCAAAGATCCTGAAAAGCAGGAAGAAACtgaaaagaaagagcatgaagTAAAAGTGCATGAAGAAGTGAAAGAACCTGAAAAAGAGGAGGCTGAGGTAAAAGTTCCAGAAGAGCTGGATGAaccagaaagaaaagaaaagaaaacgaactTAAAAATTACTTTGAG AAAGAAAAAAGACGGAGAAGAAGCTGGTGAGGAACCTGAAAAAGCAAAGGGGAAGTCTAGGAAATCAATACCAAACAGGAAAAGGACAAG AAGTCAATTGCTGAAAGAAGAATTTCCCGATCTTATCAAAGAGGTAAAGCAGGAATTGGAAGAGGCACATAAGAAGAAGAGCTTGTTGCCTGCTGAgaaaatttcaacaaaaaaagtTGCACCAAATGCTAAGAAGGGGAATGGAGTTACTTTGAAAAAGACTGCAGCACTTAAG AGGGGTAGCAAAGTTAATCAGATAGTTGTGAGGGAGGTTTATGAAGAcgaggaagatgaagaaggaggTGAAGAAGAAGGTGAAGAAGTAGAAGAGGAAAGTGAACCCTTAATGAAGAAGGGGAAAAAAGTAGTTGAGAAG aGAGCAACAAGAAGTAAACAAATTGTTGTTTCTGATGAGGTCATGGAGGAGGTGGATGATGAGAAACCAAAATCTTTGGTTGTTGCCAAACCAAAACCTGAAGAAAGGAAACTAAATCTAAGGCAAACTCCGCAATTGATGATGCGATTCTTGAGGGGAATTGCATCTAATGAACCACATGATATAAGAAAACAACAAGCCATCGTGGAGTTAGGCTTTGGATCTCTTCTGCAACTTGACATCCCACAAAACGAAAATCCATTCCCGTACGAGTTGGTTAGGAATTTCAACTCGTCCGACCGGTCCTTACATCTACCAAAGTCTTCCCTTGATATTACTGTAGAGGATGTATACCTGGTGTACGGTATACCTATTGGAGGAGCTCCGGTCGTGGAATGGACGGATGAACAAGATCCTGAAGTGTTGAGGGTTTTTGCTGAATTTTGGGCATACTGGCAAGTGAAGTCTGGATGCCCAAAATTGAAAGAAATGGTTGAAAAACTGATCAAAGATGAGACTCCAGTTGATGATAACTGGAAGAGATCTTTCCTAGTGGTTGCAGTTAACACCTGCATTAAATCCACTACTAATTTATCG CCAAACTTCAGATTCCTAGCAAGCACTGTTGACTTGGAGCAAGTGAGGAATCTAAATTGGTGCCAGTATGCATACACCAGCCTTCTTGGGGCAGCTATGTACTGGAATGTGGACCGTAGCAGATGGTTTGCTGGTCCACTACCATTTCTAATG GTATGTTATTTCGATCGGGTGCAGATCATGGAAGAGTACCCTCCAAGGAACTTCCCCCTAATTTCTTGCTGGACAAGAGATATGATAAGCAGCAGGGTACGCAATGACAATGCTACAGGCTTCGGACATGGCTTGATTCTGGACAGAATTCAAGGTCCACCTGAGCTACAACTGTACAGGGAGGATATGGAGCTGCTCAAACAGCAAAAAGCACTCAGtgaacaaccaccaccacttcTTCTTCAACacccacaacaacaacagcagcaacatGATGAACAACCATCGCAGCAACCACTGCAGCAACCACAACAGCAACATCAACACCAAGAGCCTAACTGGTCCACAAATGATGTGTCCAGAGAACATCAAGGTGCACCAGTGACTCAACTCGGGGATGACAAAGATTTGCCAGAGCAACAGGCAGACCCCAGTGAGAAAGCAAAAGTCCCTTCTACAATTGAG GAATTCCATGCTGAATTCACTAAAACCACTACTGAACTCAGTAGTGTCATGAACAAGTTCAACGACTTATTGTCGTTGTCCAGAAAGTTCTTTGACACTACTATTGATGTCAAAAAAAGTCTGCCATTCAATATGGCAAAAATGTGGTCAACATGCTCTGGAACTGAAATTCCAGTTACTTTTGAGAAGGGCAACTCTACAGAAGAGCGGCAAGAAGGAAGGAATACTGAGGAGATTGGTTCAATCCTCAGTCAAGATAAAGAATTTTTCAGTTCAGACTACTTCACAATACTATTTGAGGAAGCAGTACGAAAGGCAACAGAAGGaaatgaaagaaaggaaatcaagGAATCTGAGGATGTTACATTTGATTTGCCACCATTTTTAACACCTCCGATCATGCCTTCCCAGCCTAATGTATTTGCTGATTTGACATTGAAGCTTGGAATGGTTTCCGATTCAAATCCTCCTCCTCAGGCACACGACTTTGAAGAGGAAATGAGATTAGAAGCAATCTTGGCAAACAAAACTTTGACTGAACGTGATTTGGAGACAATTTCAGGGGACAACAAAAATGAAGCTGAAAAACAACAGCCACCTACAGAAAAAACTGAGTATGCGTTCTTTTAA